GAAGCTGCCTCATAAAAGAACGAGGCAGCTTCTGTCATTAAGTAATAAGCCTTTAACTTCTCATCACCGTAAGTCCCAAGTAACCGGGCGACGAATAAATGTCACTATCAATATTTCTTCTAAACAGTTTTAAGCAGGTCATTCGCATAGCCTGGTGAGGTTCTTCTCCTTTTAAATGCGTGGAAATCCTATACTGGTCTAATTATAGTGCCCCATTGCCTGGAATACTTTCCCATTTTCATCGAACGCAAAAAATTCTGCCGCCTTCTTTCCGTTGACGCTGGTATAATAGATGATCACCGTATTCATGCACGATAAAACTTCATGCAGCTCGAAATGAAGATCGCTGTATTTCGCCAATGCCTTTTCCCAGTAGTTCCGCACGTTTTGTTTTCCTTTCAGACGGCCATCCGGACTAATGCCCATTTGTAATATAAAGGGACTGCTCATTTCAAAATCTCCGGTATAATGTGCGAGTACTGCATCAAGGTCATGCGCATTCCATGCAGCCACCCATTCGTTTGCAAATTGCAGGGCTTGTTCTCGTGAGATCATTTTTTTTGATAAAAGTACTGCACTGGAATGTAAAAGAATAGGACAAAAAGGTCAAATTTCTAGCTGACCCGGTGTGCGCCCATAGGCCTGTTTATACCTGCGGATAAAGTAAGAGACATCTTCAAACCCGCTCCTGTAGCAGGCTTCTTTCACAGATAGCCGCTTGTGCTGCAGAAGGTACTGTGCCTGTTGTAATCGCTTTTCGATCATCCATTGTCCAGGGCTACAGCCTACATTCCTTTTGAACCATCGCTTAAAAGTACTTAGGCTCATATTGTAATTGCTGGCGTAATACTGCAATTGCATACGGTCCGCAATGTGACAGGCCATAGAACTGAGCAGCGTATCCGCATCGCCAAGCAGTAAGTTCAGGCTTACAAAAGGCTCCCGCTTCACGATAATTTCAGAATATAAAATGCTGTTTTTCGGAACGAAAAGCGCATCACCAGCTTTCATATCATACCGCTCCCCATTCAGGAAGACCATTTTCCGGCCTTCACGCACATAAGTAAGTGCAGCGTGAGGCATAAAGAATGCATCTTCCGAAGAGCGGCGGTATTGGCAGAAAGCCATATTAACTGCGCCGTCAGCATACACGGGCTCTACCCTAGCCCTAGCCTGGTTGAAGTTTTCATATAACCTGATCATCAAAGAAAAATTAGTGGGGAGATTACTGCCGTCCTGTACTATCTAATGTGCTCCGGCTCATTGTTTCTTAACTGCCAGTGGTTGTCCATCCCCACCGAGGTAGACTACAAATAACACGACATCAGTAGTATCCTTGTTTGTTCCTCTGTGATAAGTATCATAAGATTCCACAAAGCTATCCCCTTCCTTATATTCAGCAGGCGGATGGCCCTCTATCTCAACCGTCAGCCTGCCTTTCAGTACATAGGAAAATACAGGGATCAGATGTTTATGCCAACCCGTAGTCTCACCGGGAGGAAAGGTAATTTTAGCCATGGTAACCTTTGCATCTTTAAACTGCGGGTACGCAATTTTCTGCCCGATAGCGTTTACAGTAGTATCCACCAACCTTTCAATCTTCAGTTTTCCCGCGTACTGCTGTGCATGCACGGCTGTGGTGATAAAAATAAGTAGTGCAATAATGGTCTTGATCTTGGAAAACATTACTTTTGAAATTTGATGTAAATATATCATCAAACAGTTAATTTCATACCATCTTACGACTATGACGCTAAAATGATTGTGTCGTAGTTATTATCATCTTCGATCCCAATCGGCCTAACCGAAAATACAATGCCTGTAGCACTAGACGACTTTATAGAACAAAAGGAATGCATCTACAAAGATGACCATTACTGCGTACGTAATAATGGCGCTATTATGCGTTCCGCCCGTGACGGAAAGCGCGTGCGAAAGAATGATAGTCAGTGGACGTTTGGCAAACCGAACGACAAAACTGGCTATATGGAGATGTCTTCTGAAGGTGTCCATAGAATAATAGCCACCGCCTTTCACGGACCTGCCCCGTCGAAGGACCATGTTGCTGATCATATAGATACTAATAAACGTAACAACCGTCCGGAAAATCTGCGCTGGGTGACCCGGCTCGAGAACATCCTGCTCAACCCCATTACCGCAAAACGAATAGCGCTCGTATGTGGTAGCGTTGAAGCTTTTCTGGCTGATCCTTCAAAGTATCGTAGCAGGTTCAGGGATCCTAACATAAAATGGATGCAGACGGTGAGCGTTGAGCAGGCAAAGGCCTGCCGGGATAATCTGATAGCATGGGCGTTAAGTGACAATCATGCCGTAGCGGGGAAACCTGTAGATGAGTGGATCTTCTGGGAGCGGCGGGGTTCATTTATAGCCCCGGCGCAACCAAAACCGACTCCTTCAGCGACAGCTAATGCTATACAGAAAGAATGGCAGCACCCAACCGAATTTCCCTTTTGCCCACAGGAGCCGCAGGACTGGCCACTATATGCCTATAGGCAGAAGCTGGTACATGGTAAGGTCTTTTCCCTGAACGAACACGTCACCACAACTGTATATGATTTTGCGCTTTCCGATGACAGGAATGTGTTATGGATATTAACAAAGTCGGCGAAGGAAAATCCTGTAAAAACCTGGCTGTTATTGCAGGTGACCTATGAAAATGAGATGTTTGTACATACCAGTCTTGGAACCTATTTGGACCAGGATGGAGCGGAAAAACAATTTGCAATCGCGCGCGGCATTGAGTGATTATATTAGAAGTGAAGTGACTGACGGTCAGAAGTGACCTATATATAAGAACCCGATCTGTTCATAACCGGAAAATCATCTCAAAGACTGTGTAAAAAATAAAGATCGGAGCTTTATGAATCCATCTTTATTATTTACACAATCTATCCTTCGTGGCATCCTGGTTTAATTAGGAAACCGGGTCGAACGATATAATCCATTCAATACCATATTTATCCCTGAACATCCCGGCGTAGGTCCCCCATGGACTGTCCCCCATCGGTCCTTCCACCTCTCCACCCACGGATAATCCATTAAATATGCGATCAGCTTCTTCACGGCTTTCGGTGTTCACATGTATCTTAGACCGGTTTTCACTTTCGCTTACCCGTCCCAAAAATCCTGGAACATCGTTGGCTATTAACACATTGTTCTTACCTAGCGGCAAGCTGATATACATTATCTTATCTGCCTCCTCTTCGGCCACCTGAAAATCAGGTCCGGACAAATCTTTAAAACGGGTAATTTTTGTAAACTCACCCCCAAAAACTGATCTGTAAAAAGTGAACGCCTCTTCGGCATTGCCATTGAAGTTAATCCACGGATTGATTGCTCTCATAATTTCTTGTTTATTGTGTTCCTGATAATTTCAATGCTGAAGCAGCAAACCGATAATTCAGGGCCCCAAAGACCTATCTGAAGCCTTCTGTAAACCTACCCATGCATTCAACCGGTTCATTATAGTGAAATACAGCAACTTCATTCATACATAAACCGCCTACATCAACAAAATTAGGCCGTAAATGTTTCAAAGGAACAAACAAGTTTCGGATTCTTCCAAAATGGTATGTACATAACAAAATAAACACTTGAATACTCAGTAGCTTTATATCACAATAACAATGGGGAGAAAAAGCAATTAGCCCTTTCTCCCCATTTTGTTTTAGTATGCTTGTCAGTGATACTCATCTGACTAGCCATTTCAAGTAGTCCTATATTCTGACTAAAGATGTAATTTATCTTTTTTCGCCAGCAGTTCTGCGATAGACTCCTGGTACATTTCGTCCGGCACGCAGCAGTCCACCGGGCAGTGGGCTGCACATTGAGGTTCCTCGTGAAATCCCTGACACTCTGTGCATTTGTCTGCGACAATGTAATACAGATCGTTGGACAGGGGAGCATTGTGCTGACTGGCATCAATAACGGATCCGTCGCTCAATACAAAATTACCTTTCAAGTTTGTGCCATCTGATATTGCCCATTCTACGCCACCTTCATAGATCGCGTTATTGGGACATTCAGATTCACAGGCACCACAGAAAATACATTCCTCTGTAATTTTAATAGCCATAATAATCTAGTTTGGAAGCTGTCTATGCTTCATGGTGTAATAAAAATAATCAGGATAAAATTAGTAGAAAATTATTTATTATCCCAACAACCCGTGAATAAAAGCAGACGTGCAAAGTACAAGTAGAATAATTCCTTTCTGTTCATATAAGATGAATCTAAATGCATCATATTATTGCAGGACGTTAACTGATGCCTCCTACACAAAAGGACACTTATCAGCATCGGGTAATATAGATTTCATTACTTTAGGTATCCGAAAGAAGTACAGAGACAGGAGAATGAATTTGCCTGATGGCTGACTAGACATCGGAAGATATAAGACCTAATAATGATGAATCATGTGGATATATATACAGATGGAAGCTGTGATACCCAAACACGCCGCGGTGCATGGGTAGCCATCTTATTGATTAACGGGGAAAAAGTTGTCTTGTCCGGCATTGCACCCGATACCACCCATAACAGGATGGAACTAGCTGCAGTGATAGCAGGTATCACCTATATAGAAAAAAACTTTGAAGATATTCAACAGCTGCACATTTACACTGATAGCCAATATGTAACGGGATTGATGTTGCGAAGGGATAAACTCATCAAGACAAATTTCATTACAAGTAAGGGAACCCTGCTACGTAACGCAGATCTGATAAAGAAGCTTTATGAATTAGAGACACAGATACACCTGGTATTCACCAAAGTAAAAGCCCATCAAAAACAGGGTACTGCTATCAATTATAATATTGATGCGGATAAACTGGTGAGAAAGCTGATGAGAGAATCGTAGTAGAAAGAAGGCGGGGACGATGAATACATTAAATAAGGCTCACTCGCTGAGTGAGCCTTACTCGTTAGGTTATTTATGTTACGCCACAAATGCAGTTTCAGTACCAAATGGTTTCGCTCAGCACAATGAACTACGTTTGCACTCATTCACTGCAGTTACAACATTGGTAATTGATCGTCCAGGTACATCGCAACTATTATACATAAGCCTTAATTGCAAAAAGGATAAAGTGGGCAGAGTTTCAGCTTAGCTTTCTTAATAGATTCATAGCTGACTTCAAACTCTTCAGTATTGTTGGTTTTAGGCGTCTGTGCACCTTTGATCTCTGTTAGTAATGTCCGGTAACGTTCGAGGATCTTAGCCAGGTTTTTACTTGATCCATCCTGCTGGTACGCCTCAGTTGCCTTTTGCGTCAGGACGTCAAACGCCTTATTTGCGTTGTCGTTAATAACGACATTCGCCAATATCTCACGTTTAGCTTCCGCCAGCTTTACATTCAATGAATCCTTGGACTGTGCTTTGGTTTGGAGACAGAAAAGCAGCAGAAATCCACATAATAGTTTGTACATCTTCATAAGATTTAGTTAAAAACGGAGTAATGAGCACCTCGCGGGCAGACTAAATAGTAGCGTCTGCCGATTTACTTTGCCAGGTATTCGATCCCCCGAAGTTGTAAAAATACCAACTACCTGCTAGTTTTACAAACTCCCTGGGCAAATCAGCCCTAATTTTTACAATCAACTGAAATACAGTACACTAAAACAGCAACAGCTACCGGGCTACAATACTACAGCCGAAATCGCCAATACCTGTGGGTACTCAACTTTGTGACCAACCTGAGAAAAACTTACCGGCATATCACATTATCTGTCATCAATAGACGATATCCATCGGCCCACCTAACATTGTAACCTATTCTTTGTATATACAATCCGCTTCATCGTCTACGG
The DNA window shown above is from Chitinophaga agri and carries:
- a CDS encoding nuclear transport factor 2 family protein, with amino-acid sequence MISREQALQFANEWVAAWNAHDLDAVLAHYTGDFEMSSPFILQMGISPDGRLKGKQNVRNYWEKALAKYSDLHFELHEVLSCMNTVIIYYTSVNGKKAAEFFAFDENGKVFQAMGHYN
- a CDS encoding AraC family transcriptional regulator, whose amino-acid sequence is MIRLYENFNQARARVEPVYADGAVNMAFCQYRRSSEDAFFMPHAALTYVREGRKMVFLNGERYDMKAGDALFVPKNSILYSEIIVKREPFVSLNLLLGDADTLLSSMACHIADRMQLQYYASNYNMSLSTFKRWFKRNVGCSPGQWMIEKRLQQAQYLLQHKRLSVKEACYRSGFEDVSYFIRRYKQAYGRTPGQLEI
- a CDS encoding cupin domain-containing protein, giving the protein MFSKIKTIIALLIFITTAVHAQQYAGKLKIERLVDTTVNAIGQKIAYPQFKDAKVTMAKITFPPGETTGWHKHLIPVFSYVLKGRLTVEIEGHPPAEYKEGDSFVESYDTYHRGTNKDTTDVVLFVVYLGGDGQPLAVKKQ
- a CDS encoding HNH endonuclease signature motif containing protein, which translates into the protein MPVALDDFIEQKECIYKDDHYCVRNNGAIMRSARDGKRVRKNDSQWTFGKPNDKTGYMEMSSEGVHRIIATAFHGPAPSKDHVADHIDTNKRNNRPENLRWVTRLENILLNPITAKRIALVCGSVEAFLADPSKYRSRFRDPNIKWMQTVSVEQAKACRDNLIAWALSDNHAVAGKPVDEWIFWERRGSFIAPAQPKPTPSATANAIQKEWQHPTEFPFCPQEPQDWPLYAYRQKLVHGKVFSLNEHVTTTVYDFALSDDRNVLWILTKSAKENPVKTWLLLQVTYENEMFVHTSLGTYLDQDGAEKQFAIARGIE
- a CDS encoding VOC family protein — its product is MRAINPWINFNGNAEEAFTFYRSVFGGEFTKITRFKDLSGPDFQVAEEEADKIMYISLPLGKNNVLIANDVPGFLGRVSESENRSKIHVNTESREEADRIFNGLSVGGEVEGPMGDSPWGTYAGMFRDKYGIEWIISFDPVS
- a CDS encoding 4Fe-4S binding protein gives rise to the protein MAIKITEECIFCGACESECPNNAIYEGGVEWAISDGTNLKGNFVLSDGSVIDASQHNAPLSNDLYYIVADKCTECQGFHEEPQCAAHCPVDCCVPDEMYQESIAELLAKKDKLHL
- a CDS encoding RNase H family protein; this encodes MMNHVDIYTDGSCDTQTRRGAWVAILLINGEKVVLSGIAPDTTHNRMELAAVIAGITYIEKNFEDIQQLHIYTDSQYVTGLMLRRDKLIKTNFITSKGTLLRNADLIKKLYELETQIHLVFTKVKAHQKQGTAINYNIDADKLVRKLMRES